The genomic stretch CCCCTGAAAACGGTAAAAGCAGATTTCCCAAAAGATGTTTAGAGGGAGTGCATTATGTTTAAAAGGACTTTTAATTCAGGTCTTGCTGCAACAGTACTATGCGCCAGTGTATTACTGAGTGCCTGTGGCGGAGGCGGAGGCTCTGGTAGCTCCGGTGGCTCTGCCAGTCCTGCCAGCTCGGATGGAGATGCCACCACGCTGAAAGCCGGACTCTACAAGGCAAAAGTACTGTACCTTAATGGAAATCCTCAACAAACCGCTACCATTTACCTCAGCCCGACAGGCAAGTTTGCAGCTGTCTTCGGAGGGAATTCGGGACTTACGCTTGGAAATCTCGACTTTGCTAACACGAGAATCACCGGGACCAGTAGTGACTACCGCCAACCGGATCCTAAAGGTTTTTTTGAAGATAAGGGCGTTGAGGACGGAACGATAACCGGGACTATTACCTCACAAGGGTCTGCAACGTTTTCTACCTCTGACGCAAAGGGTCAGGTTGATACGAACGTCACGCTGCAGCGGCAAAATGCTCTCAGCGATTTGGGGATCTCGCTGGGGAGAGCTTCTGGTACTTATGTAGCTTCACCTGATGTATTTCTGAACATCTCTAGCGACGGATCACTCTATGCTGAGCACTATACGCTGGAGACGGGCTGCCGATTTGAAGGAACCGACAGCGTCTCCGTGCCTGATGCTTCAATCAACGTCTTTAATATCACCTACACAATGTCCAACTGCAACGACGACAATCACAATGGCGAATACTCCGGCGTCGGCTTTTTCGGCCCGGCACCAGATGGGCGAATGCAAATGATATTCGCAGCCCACAACGGCATCGTGGCGATGAAATTCGAAGGCATCAAATAAGAGGCCCGCATTGAGCGCCATCAAGGCGAAGCGCGTTCACTCCACGGCAGGACCGCAGGAGCTACCCCTTTGGCATCTGGTTCCTGAAGTATCTCTGGCTGGCAATCTGTCATCCGTGGAAACGGCCAATGCCCCATCCCCTGGTCGGTAACGCCGAAATGGATTGTCGCCCTGTTGACGAGGTTTAGATCCCATGTTTAAGTCAGATAGGGTTTATTGTGCGCAGCCTTTTTAGCCGCGCCAATAAATCCGGAAGCTCATACAGCAATCTGAAATGGCAAGGAGACACCATGAAACGCAATGCAAGCGCACACTGGGAAGGCAGCCTGAAGGATGGCAAGGGTACAGTTTCCACAGAAAGTGGCGTACTTTCAGAGCAGCAGTATTCCTTCAAAACCCGTTTTGAGAATGGCAAGGGAACCAACCCGGAGGAGCTGCTCGGCGCTGCCCATGCAGGCTGCTTTTCCATGGCATTGTCCATGATCCTGGGTGAGTCCGAGCATGTACCTGACAGCATTGACACCAAGGCCAGTGTGACTCTGAGCCAAGGGAGCGACGGCTTCGAAATATCAGCCATCCATTTTGACGTTACTGCAAAAGTACCCGGAATTGGGCAGTCAGAATTCCTGGAGGCGGCCAACACCGCCAAGATGAACTGCCCGGTATCAAAAGCTCTGAAATCTGACATCACCATGGACATTCATCTGACCGAGTAGCCCTGTCCGGTCCTTTAATCCATGGAAACCCGGTGTCAGTCGACCCGGTTGAGAGTTACATAGATGTTGCCACGGGTAGCGTTGGAATAGGGGCACACCTTATGGGCTTCATCAATCAGCTGCTTGGCCTGGGCATCGTCCATGCCCGGCAGGCTGATACGCAGCTCCACTTCAATACCGAACCCGCCGGGAATCTGACCAATACCGACAACGCCTTCAATAGAGGCATCTTCCGGTATTTTCAGCTTGTCACGGCCCGCCACAAACTTCATTGCCCCGATGAAGCACGCGGAGTAACCGGCCGCAAACAGCTGCTCCGGGTTCGTGCCTTTGCCGCCGGCACCGCCCAGTTCTTTGGGCGTCGACAGCTCAACGTCCAGAACGCCGTCGGAAGAAATGGCCCGGCCATCACGGCCGCCGGTTGCTTCTGCGTAGGCACGATATGCAACTTGTTCGATAGACATAATGCTCTCCTCTTTGCTTGGTTCAGGCGAGAGCGCCCGGTCAGGCGATCTCTTCCAGATGATTGTCCAGATGACTGTGCAAGCGGTTCCTCAGGGCACAG from Marinobacter subterrani encodes the following:
- a CDS encoding OsmC family protein, whose product is MKRNASAHWEGSLKDGKGTVSTESGVLSEQQYSFKTRFENGKGTNPEELLGAAHAGCFSMALSMILGESEHVPDSIDTKASVTLSQGSDGFEISAIHFDVTAKVPGIGQSEFLEAANTAKMNCPVSKALKSDITMDIHLTE
- a CDS encoding organic hydroperoxide resistance protein, giving the protein MSIEQVAYRAYAEATGGRDGRAISSDGVLDVELSTPKELGGAGGKGTNPEQLFAAGYSACFIGAMKFVAGRDKLKIPEDASIEGVVGIGQIPGGFGIEVELRISLPGMDDAQAKQLIDEAHKVCPYSNATRGNIYVTLNRVD